A stretch of Episyrphus balteatus chromosome 2, idEpiBalt1.1, whole genome shotgun sequence DNA encodes these proteins:
- the LOC129911181 gene encoding serine/arginine-rich splicing factor 4-like isoform X1 — protein MSPPTPPSPPIISRHVRDEEEQRTNSSSKSHHRTARDYRATSRSRSPRGGRGRSSRVVSPDRERRHRQRTHSRSRSRDTSRYRSGGSRRHNRVERSSSRHRYERSPSRSKGRTERHGRSSHRSRSRSYSKSHKTSLHRSRSRSRSHSRRRRNRSRSGSRSNRSRHTRSRSKQASESSSKQPNVIVLSTESYKDSLKSSSRLPSVREEPQTSSTLSSSSSTSTVTRPPQPPMREETPSWKRAKVDQVGVYSNLEPDAPIDKEKIHKEIEEKLRLALAREGKVYPYPKPEPSHPVFANDGSFLEIFKKMQQQQTFVQQQVGESMQIHAVPAAPVAPVMPVASVQQQHHHPPPQLPIFGRRRGGKILKTGVVAKPSASNDSETGDVKDFWSIYLREVKKYKSTACESDSKTRPLVR, from the coding sequence ATGTCGCCACCAACACCACCATCACCACCCATAATCTCCCGGCATGTCCGAGATGAGGAGGAGCAAAGGACTAACAGCAGTAGCAAGAGTCATCATCGAACGGCTCGTGATTATCGTGCTACAAGTCGCTCGCGTAGTCCACGAGGAGGACGTGGTCGCAGCAGTCGTGTGGTGAGTCCAGACCGAGAACGCAGGCATAGGCAACGAACACATTCTAGAAGCCGTAGTCGCGATACAAGTCGCTATCGCAGCGGCGGCAGCAGGAGACACAATAGAGTTGAACGGTCTTCATCAAGACATCGATATGAACGATCTCCATCGAGGTCGAAAGGGCGAACTGAAAGACATGGACGTTCTTCTCACAGAAGTCGTTCACGTTCATATTCAAAATCACACAAGACTTCTTTGCACAGATCTAGAAGCCGTTCGCGATCACACTCTCGACGACGTAGAAATCGTTCACGATCGGGCTCGAGAAGTAACCGATCACGACATACTCGCAGTCGCAGCAAGCAAGCCTCCGAAAGTTCAAGTAAACAACCAAATGTGATTGTTTTATCCACAGAATCGTACAAAGATTCACTCAAATCAAGTAGCAGGCTACCATCTGTGCGAGAAGAGCCACAAACATCATCCacattgtcgtcgtcgtcgtcaaccTCGACTGTTACAAGACCACCACAGCCACCAATGAGAGAAGAAACGCCATCATGGAAGAGGGCGAAAGTGGATCAAGTTGGTGTGTACTCGAATCTAGAGCCAGATGCTCCAATTGACAAAGAGAAAATTCACaaagaaattgaagaaaaactccGTTTGGCATTGGCCAGAGAAGGCAAGGTATATCCGTACCCTAAACCAGAGCCTTCCCACCCGGTTTTTGCAAACGATGGTTcatttcttgaaattttcaaaaaaatgcaacaacAACAGACATTTGTGCAACAGCAAGTTGGCGAAAGTATGCAAATTCATGCCGTGCCCGCAGCTCCAGTGGCTCCTGTAATGCCAGTTGCTTCAgttcaacaacaacatcaccatCCTCCACCCCAATTGCCGATTTTCGGTCGAAGACGTGGCGGAAAGATTCTTAAAACTGGGGTAGTTGCCAAGCCATCAGCATCGAATGACTCGGAAACGGGTGATGTCAAAGACTTTTGGTCGATTTATTTACGAGAggtgaaaaagtataaaagtacaGCCTGTGAATCGGATAGTAAAACGAGACCTCTTGTTCGATAA